Within Anguilla anguilla isolate fAngAng1 chromosome 11, fAngAng1.pri, whole genome shotgun sequence, the genomic segment GACCAGTGGGAGATGCAGGCAATGCATAGGAGTGGTCCTAGTAGAAAGAaggatgaaaatgttttgagtaATGTTTATATCACATCACTCGCAGTCACAGCTGTTTGGTGCATAGCTAGTACAATGTACTATCAGCTGGCCTGCATTCTTAATCTCATCACCCCTCAATCCCACTCCCAGCAGCGtgggtttgagtgtgtgggtCAGGGATGCATATTCAACACCAGCATGTTTcaatgtgtgcacgtgtataagtgagtgtgtctgaaaagagtggcagagagagagagatttgaatATGACCAGGGCCATGATGCTCACAGCTGTTTGGGGCATAGCTAGTACAAATACTCACAACATTAGGCAGAGGTTCAGTCTCTTGGAAATGCAGAGAACAGTCCACTGACAGGCTCTCTTCAGCCTTCCTTGAGGCTTGTGTTGTCCTGGTTGCCACTGGCTaaagtggaagaaaaaaatacttaaacaaCTTGAACAGGTTCAAGTATCTCACAGTGTAATACACAATACATCATTGATTCCTAAACAttcagaaagaacaaaaaaaaaaagaaacattttcagcaaaGTGTGACATTGACTAGTTATCAAATCCTTATAGCGTAGTGATACACCTACTCTTTGGATATGAGTCGGGAAAATAAAGACAGATGGTTTAGCTCCATCTCTAATCCTGACAGTCTGACCGGTCCTGTCGAAGTCCTCCGGCTTGAAGTGCTCACTGCAGAGCAGGGACGACTGACTGGCGGAAAAATCTTCCCTTCTTACAGCTACTTCCCACTGCCTCCTCAACTCTTTCGCTTTGGGAAACCTTCAAAGTGAGAGAAAAGTAAGCTAGACAGCTAACTACAATCAGATTCATAATGTGAGTCGCTCAGCCGAAACGAGAAGCTTGTCATAAAAATCGGTTTGGAGAAAAACGCCAATATAGATGAAAATCTCGATTATGGGCAATTTAGTTTATATGATTTCTTATAAAGTCTCTGCTTTCATAGCTACCTAGCGTTATCGCTAACGtagtcataaaatttttccagACAGTGAAAACTggctgacttgtttacattttggacagatgtggctaccgagtaaatctatcgttgtttccgtcgcagcactttcgacacaagtaatATCTGAAATTTCCTCTTACCGTcaagagtgcctgaccctcaaccgtagcgttttttccccaaagacggtatttctagataaatagcctaattttgccgctgtgttaGCACATTTCTACGTtgccggtcaggcactcttcaccgtaagaagaaattttagtttttttccgatattgtgtcgaaagtgctgcgacggaaacaacgatagatttactcagtagccacatctgtccaaaatgtaaacaagtaagccagttttcacggtcgggaaaattttatgacaacgttagcTATTAACAGTCTGACTCTGGTGGCCAACTAGTTGGCTCTCAACATAATGTTATAATGGCCAAATACACCCAAAAACAATTGTTCAGTCTTACTTGTGAAAGGTAATTCCCCGAGATCTGGTTTGGACTGTGCGACGATTTGTACAGCCCCAAGCTGCACACGAGTCAGGCATCTTTTTCCCAGTCCAGTTTTCCGAGAGTTATTGGGTTATGGCAAGTTGCCCGGTCCAATATGGCGACGACATACGATCCAGCGGCCAATGCGGCGTCtacgtatatgtgtgtgtgcgcgcgcgcgcgcgcgcgcgctatGTTTATGGCTGCAGTGAGCAGAATCCCAAACTTccgtgaaaaagagagaggagccGGAAGTTTGTGACAAATGATTTGAATTTGCTTTCGTGAGGTAGTTCTGTTAGCTACTACCCAGCGAAGTGGGACTCCTTAAATAGAAGAGAAGCAAAGTCTGAGCTGAAGACTAAAGGAATTAAATACAAGTAACTCCGTATACACGAAGGTAAGTTTAAATTCGTTTCTGTCTACGTGTGCCAGATTGGCTGGCTAGCGGCAACCGAATTCCTCATGTGCTGATGAACTCATTTGGAGCTAGTTTGATTAATGAGAATATCTGTATCAACTAGGATTGATATTTGACAGTTGGTCTGAATGGAGCATCAGAGAAATTGCCATACAGTAGCTCCATAGCTAGTTTTGGATCGGATTATTGTCGGTCGTTCTGTTTTACGTGATTAGCCTTTAAAGCAAGTGCTAGTCAGCGTCCACAATCTTATCTTGTATGTTGTGTCatttgataaatacatttttgtgttactgtattaAGATTTGTAGGCATCATTCACGCAATGGAATGGATGCAGATGATCTGTTGCAGCGGTTTGACGGTCGCTCCAGGCTGCTTCTACGGTCGCTGCTGTCGGGTGTCAAAGCGGCTCGTAGGGCGCTATGGGTGTTCCGCCGTCAGCGACGCTGTGAGCCAGACCTCTTCATACACGCTTGCATGGACACCCTGTGCCAAGACGAACCGTGTTTGGACGGGGAAGCTTTAACTCTGTAAGTTAGAgtacttcacacacacatttattaaatgtagGGTTTTTATTATCAGTTGTACCCCTGTGTTTTGTTTACGTGTGGGACATctggtggattttttttgtccactttttttttccaattacaGTTACCACTTGTTGATTTAGATTAATTAAACTGCTGTTTTATACAGGAGGCCGCTGGTGTGTCTTTTCCCTGTTGCTTTCAAACGCAATCTGCTGTCCTTCCTGCACCTGGTCCACCTCATGCTCCCGCGACCAAGCTTGGTCCGCCTGTTGGACTGCCTCAGTCAGGACCCCAGCCGCGACCCATGGATTCGGGCACTGCTTGGACAGCTACGTCGGGACCTGCAGCCGCAGACCTGCAATAAGGACCCTCTGCTCACCCCgcagggcagagagagactgggggagCTGTGCGGGAGGCTGGCGTCCTGTGGCGGATTAGGAGCCCGCGAGCGCTTTTCCTGGTTCAGCGGGCTGGTCCCTGTGGACCTTCCGGATCCTGAGTCTCAGAGGAAGAGGACCAGTGAGAGCGCAGGGTTCGATGTGGATGGAGTGGCGATCCGaagcaagaggaggaggacggacGGGGCTGGCGGGGGGAAGGCGCCTTCAGAAACCGATCAACTCCAGCTGGGGTGGTCACAACTCACAGGTGATATTGAGACGGTTCCTATGGAGACCGTTCCCACGGAGACTGTTCCTGTGGAGACCGTTCCCGTGGGGGGTGCCGTCGAACCACAGCAGCTATCGGCTGTGGGTCCAAGTAGCGTTCTCCCTGAGCACATTAAGGTAAGTGTCCCAGAGTGCCCTCTCACTCCAGTCCTATACTGTTAGTGGGAATGTGCCCATGTGGGCACAGATGTGCTAGTATGTGATCTTCCAAAAGGCCATGAgaggatattttattttatgcttatGGAATTTGTGGGTagagaaaggaaaaatagaTCCTTTCAAGCTTAAATTATTTCCCTGGCATCTTTACAGGCTTCTGTTCCTCGAATCAAGGAACTGTTGGAGACAGAGGTGAGTGCCTTCAAAACATCACAGATTTGACCTCTGAGTGCTGACTTTTAAATGGCCTGGTTTCTCTGAGTGTTGGCTTGCATGGTCTGGGGCTGAtcacaggattactgagttagctggataactgcacggaacagcactttttacttcggtcagtccatgttccagattttggagggttctgagttttactcggtgcagttatGCAGCTAACccggtaatcctgctttgtgaaacaggcccCTGGTCACTCAGTGCTGGTGTTAACATGGCCTGGCTTTTCTCTACTCACAGTGGGATCAGGGCTCCTCTTCAGTCCTCCAAGTGCTGAACGAATGTGACCCATCccaggtgagtgtgtttgtgtgtgtgtgtgtttctgtgtgtgtgcgcgcatgtgtgtttgtgtgtgtgtgtgtgtgtgtgcgcacgtgtgtgtgtgtgtgtgtgtgtacgcatatgtgtgtgtgtgcgtgtatgtgtacgtgcctgtgtctgtgtctgtgtgtgtgtgcgcacgtgtgagtgagtgagattgtctgtgtgggagtgagtgtgtgtgtgtgtgtgtgtgtgtgtgtgtgtgcgtgtacgtgggagtgagtgagtgtgtgtgtgtgcgtgtacgtgggagtgagtgagtgagtgtgtgtgtgtgtgtgtgtgtgtgtgtacgtgggagtgagtgagtgagtgagtgtgtgtgtgtgtgtgtgtgtgtgtgtgttattgaaGTTGGCCAGGCTCTCTTGTTAACGGCTGTGCTTTTCCTCTTGGGTAGGTGGAGCTTTTGTGTGAAGCTCTTTGTTTGTCGGAGGTGCCAGAGCAGACCCTGCCTCAGTTCATCACCTCACTGCTGGGCCTGTCTCCAGACCTCAGCTTCAGCACGGCCGCTACCCTAATCCGTAGCCTCTTCCTGGGAAAGGTacgctcccctccctccctgtatGAGGTacactcctctccctccctctgtgaggTATGCtactctccctgcctccctccctctgtgaggtacgctcctctccctccctccctccctccctccctctgtgaggtacgctcctctccctccctccctccctccctccctctgtgaagtacgctcctctccctccctccctccctctgtgaggtacgctcctctccctgcctccctctgtgAGGTacgctcctctccctccctccctccctccctctgtgaggtacgctcctctccctgcctccctctgtgAGGTacgctcctctccctccctccctccctccctctgtgaggTACgctcccctccctgcctccctctgtgAGGTACGctactctccctccctctgtgaggtatgctgctctccctccctccctctgtgaggtacgctcctctccctgcctccctctgtgAGGTACgctcctctccctgcctccctctgtgAGGTACgctcctctccctgcctccctctgtgAGGTACACtcctctccgtccctccctctgtgaggtacgctcctctccctccctccctctgtgaggTACACtcctctccgtccctccctctgtgAGGTACGCTCCTCTTCCTGCCTCCTTTGTGAAATATTCAGGCGGGACGCTGCTGACAACCTCTTCCCTCTTCTCTGCAGGTTCACAGTCTGTCAGAACCTGCTTCCCGTTGCCTGGTTACAGCAATGACCTCACTCTGCAGCCGCTACCCCCGCTCGACCTGTTTCACTCTCATTGGCCCGGTCCTGGAGGCGGGGCAATCGGGTACGTTCTCTGATTTGATTGGGTATGACTCGAGCTCTGTCAGATGTATGCTGCAGGTCCTCTAGTGTCCCCTGTCTCTACTTACCCTTGTCATAGATTGTTGCCTGATTTTAACAAAGCAGAATCCAACATGAGTCACATTCTTTGATTTCACCAGTTTACAGAGTGGAAAGTCTTTGACAAATGTCAGGGTCCAATTTGTGCCACTAGGTGTTAAGTAAATCTGTGTCTGTAATGGCAACCCTCTCAACGCTCACCTCCCGGTCACCCACCCCAGCCAATTTCATGATGagtccacaccccccccccccccccccctccatcctgaGATCGCCTTTGAGtctgggtgggggtccctggatcaaaaCCATTTGAAAACCCCTTATTCAGGGGACAcaccactgattttttttagtAGATTTTCTACTGAATTCTCCCATGTTTTACTGCACTGTGATTCAGTCTTGTGTGTTTTACTGCTGTGTTATTAGTTCTGCCATGTTTTactgctgtgtgattggctctgtcatgttttactgcactgtgattggctgtcccaTGTTTTACTGCAGTGTGATTGAGTCTTGTGTGTTTGACTGCTGTGTGATTAGTTCTGCCATGTTTTACTgctatgtgattggctgtcccaTGTTTTACTGCTATGTGATTGGCCCCAGGCAGTGCACAGGCTGAGCTGCTCTGTAGGCTGATTGAGGACTGCCTGGAACCCCATTATCAGATCCTGGTGTTTGAGTAAGTGTTCAGAACCCCATTATCAGATCCTGGTGTTTGAGTAAGTGTTCAGAACCCCATTATCATATCCTGGTGTTTGAGTAAGTGTTCAGAACTCCATTATCATATCCTGGTGTTTGAGTAAGTGTTCAGAACCTCATTATCAGATCCTGGTGTTTGAGTAAGTGTTCAGAACCCCATTATCAGATCCTGGTGTTTGAGTAAGTGTTCATAACTCCATTATCAGATCCTGGTGTTTGAGTAAGTGTTCATAACTCCATTATCAGATCCTGGTGTTTGAGTAAGTGTTCAGAACCCCATTATCAGATCCTGGTGTTTGAGTAAGTGTTCATAACTCCATTATCAGATCCTGGTGTTTGAGTAAGTGTTCAGAACCCCACTATCAGATCCTGGTGTTTGAGTAAGTGTTCAGAACTCCATTATCAGATCCTGATGTTTGAGTAAGTGTTCAGAACCCCATTATCAGATCCTGATGTTTGAGTAGGAGCCCACCTGCTATATCTGCACACCGTTTACCAGTTGGGAGCTCTCCACACGTGTCACTGCTCTAGCGCAGAGCACCCTCAGCTATTAACTCCATGCTCTCTATGGCTTTGTAGCTGTTTCAGCTGAAAGTGCTCCAGAAATGGCAGCACTAACAAGCATTGCTATGTTTCACTACCTGTACTACTGATGAGAAGTCACAGTATGGAGTTACTGTATTGCTATTCATTCTGGTTCAAAACTATAATGACTTGGACATAGTTTTTGTCAGCCTGAATTTAGTAATGTACTGCGTCCTGATGTGTGTTGAATACTGAGATTGAACATGGTGGAAAGCCTGTGCTTTGGCTGTGTTCatttgcctgtgtttgtttgcattaacAACACGTGACGTGTGAAACTGAAACTGCTGTCGCacatgtctgtgtttccccaggCGGGCGTTGGCAGTGGCGTGGAGCGAGGGCGTGCTGTCCGTCATCCACACCCTGCTGGACTCTCAGGTGAGCCTCACCTGTGCGCTCGCACCCTGTCCTGGACCCGCTGGAGACCCGTCCTGCTTTCTCTGGCTGGAGAGTGAACTGGGTGCCGCGGGTTTGAAACCGGCTATGGAAGCTTTCACTGCGGCCAGTCTGAACCGGTTTCGAGCGGCTTTAGGGTGATGAGACTATgactgtgaatgaatgaatgaaccattgcatttatatagcacttttccgaacgctcaaagtgcttttacAGTtatgaaggggaactcacctcacccaccaccaatgtgtagcacccactgTGAGTCTGCGGGGTCTTACTGATGTTCTCTGACGCACATGTGCCGGTCTGTGGCCTCTTGTCTCTCAGCTGGAGCTCAGCGCAGACACGTTCTCTCTCTTCACCACCCGGCTCAGTCAGCAGGCACCTCAGTTCACCACCTCTATGAAGTTTGCGAAGATGGTCTTGACCGTGCTCACCAAGTACCAGAGCCATGTGAGTTCCTCAGCATGTCaccctttctccttttcttctgTTCTCACTCCatttatcaccccccccccccccccggtacaAAGTATCATTCTGGCAtggatttcattcatttgaatggtgTCACTGATAGATGTTTGCTGATTgcaggaaaaaatgtaaatattgaacTCAAGTGACAGTCAGTTTGAAAGACATGACTGCCTTGTGTGGACATTTCTTACAACCAAAAGCCAAAGGGAGCATCCTGGATAGATGCAtctcaaaatggaaaacatgggctgctgggtggctcatcctgttaaggcactcttctagtgcatggatgggccccacagtctggtatgaAATCAGCCAGTGCCAGTGCTGCCAGCTACACAGGGTGACGTACAGTTggaagggagggtttcagtctgcAGCGACCCCCGCTGGTCAGTTAGGCACCTGCAGGTCTGGCAGTTCAGCTGCACGTGGCGTGTTCTTCCAACTCGCGTCTGTGCTTCCCCAATTAACTAtttcactttgtgtgtgtgtgtgtgtgtgtgtgtgtgtgagtgagtgaaagagagcatCAGTTGAGGGGggtactctctctctgcatttatGTGAGCAGCAGTTGAAATGGTGCATTTCTGTGCAaacttgtgtttctgtgcaaaccTATGTTTCTGTAGGTGAATGCCACACACAAGCATTCTCTGGCCTGCAGCCTGGACCTGAACCAGACCTTCCTGAAGAAGTCCCTTCAAGCTGCCTTGAAAAGAATCAGCCCAGCTTAACGGCCCAAAGATGGCTGATCTGCGGTGCATTCTGGGGGAACTGAAGAGGATCGGCCTGTCCCAACAACCAAAAGACTGGCTGAGCTGCAGCACATTCTGGGGGAATTGAAGAGGATCAGCCTGTCCCAACAACCAAAAGACTGGCTgagctgcagtgcattctgggggaACTGAAGAGAATCGGTCTGTCCTAACAGGCCCAATGACTGACTGATCTGCAGCGCATTCTGGGGGAACTGAAGAGGATCAGCCTTTCCTAACAGGCCCAAAGACTGACTGatctgcagtgcattctgggggaACTGAAGAGGATCAGCCTTTCCTAACAGGCCCAAAGACTGACTGatctgcagtgcattctgggggaACTGAAGAGGATCAGCCTTTCCTAACAGGCCCAAAGACTGACTGAGCTGCAGTGCTTTCTTAACTGGGGTCACTTTTGGCAGATCTCTCATCCAAACTGTGCCTCCCTGCTTGATGTCAGCACTGAAGAATGAGAAGCactgttttgaatttttaacagttctgttaaaaaatgaaagttgaAACCTCGTAATagtgtcttgttttgtgttcacattAGGGGTATATTTCCATCGCCGGGAAAGGAATGTTTGATGTTATGAATTTGTATATATTCTGAAGATATCCATGCTTCGAGCATAATTCTGAGCTATACCTCAGTCAACTCtgataacaaacaaaataatgaaattctaTTAAAAAGTTTGTAATTCACAATAGatttattcaattaattctTAAGGTTCATTATTATAGCATTGGAATACATATTctgtatcaaacacattttctgggTGTACCCAGTGGAGAAGGTCTACTGGGTGATTTCGACTCCAAAGGCAGCCTCTAAAACTgctacagatttttaaaattcaatatcACAGTCGGCCACAGTTTACATTAAACTTTAGGCTTGATTTTCCTACAATAATTAAAGTGAGAATCCCCAAATGAGTGTAAAGCCATTGTTACTGTGCATTTggattcattttaaagtaaacCATCACAAAAAGTGAAACCTAGCGGATATTTCATGAAGCCCGATTACCGATTTCGCTGGATAAATGCACCGAGTAACAATCAGAACAGCTCGTTTTACTTCcttgttccagatttgggagggttccgggtttggGTTTGACTCAGTGCGGTTGTCCAGCTAacccagtaatcctgctttgtgaaacgaAGCCCTGTTCTGGTACAGCTTTAGTATAAAACTAGTGACAATGTAGCATTCAGTATTGACTTTACACCCTACGTTGCGATGATACTTACGTTGTACTGGTGCAACATGATCTAGATATCACCGAGTTATATCTTACACCGTAACTTTGGAATACAgggtaaaatgtattatattccATTTAGGACGGATTCATCG encodes:
- the LOC118208310 gene encoding THAP domain-containing protein 6-like, with protein sequence MPDSCAAWGCTNRRTVQTRSRGITFHKFPKAKELRRQWEVAVRREDFSASQSSLLCSEHFKPEDFDRTGQTVRIRDGAKPSVFIFPTHIQRPVATRTTQASRKAEESLSVDCSLHFQETEPLPNVDHSYALPASPTGLKARLSEALARVESLEREMRNAKDRERRAKNTVHGLLEDLRGKNLINEELKERLNFYSDLPIDLLSKQGHEFTKDQKEFALTLHLHGPKAYNYLRESLHLNLPNPHTLQRWKSSVDAKPGLNMMMLDM
- the fance gene encoding Fanconi anemia group E protein isoform X2, whose product is MDADDLLQRFDGRSRLLLRSLLSGVKAARRALWVFRRQRRCEPDLFIHACMDTLCQDEPCLDGEALTLRPLVCLFPVAFKRNLLSFLHLVHLMLPRPSLVRLLDCLSQDPSRDPWIRALLGQLRRDLQPQTCNKDPLLTPQGRERLGELCGRLASCGGLGARERFSWFSGLVPVDLPDPESQRKRTSESAGFDVDGVAIRSKRRRTDGAGGGKAPSETDQLQLGWSQLTGDIETVPMETVPTETVPVETVPVGGAVEPQQLSAVGPSSVLPEHIKASVPRIKELLETEWDQGSSSVLQVLNECDPSQVELLCEALCLSEVPEQTLPQFITSLLGLSPDLSFSTAATLIRSLFLGKVHSLSEPASRCLVTAMTSLCSRYPRSTCFTLIGPVLEAGQSGSAQAELLCRLIEDCLEPHYQILVFERALAVAWSEGVLSVIHTLLDSQLELSADTFSLFTTRLSQQAPQFTTSMKFAKMVLTVLTKYQSHVNATHKHSLACSLDLNQTFLKKSLQAALKRISPA
- the fance gene encoding Fanconi anemia group E protein isoform X1; amino-acid sequence: MDADDLLQRFDGRSRLLLRSLLSGVKAARRALWVFRRQRRCEPDLFIHACMDTLCQDEPCLDGEALTLRPLVCLFPVAFKRNLLSFLHLVHLMLPRPSLVRLLDCLSQDPSRDPWIRALLGQLRRDLQPQTCNKDPLLTPQGRERLGELCGRLASCGGLGARERFSWFSGLVPVDLPDPESQRKRTSESAGFDVDGVAIRSKRRRTDGAGGGKAPSETDQLQLGWSQLTGDIETVPMETVPTETVPVETVPVGGAVEPQQLSAVGPSSVLPEHIKASVPRIKELLETEWDQGSSSVLQVLNECDPSQVELLCEALCLSEVPEQTLPQFITSLLGLSPDLSFSTAATLIRSLFLGKVHSLSEPASRCLVTAMTSLCSRYPRSTCFTLIGPVLEAGQSGSAQAELLCRLIEDCLEPHYQILVFERALAVAWSEGVLSVIHTLLDSQLELSADTFSLFTTRLSQQAPQFTTSMKFAKMVLTVLTKYQSHVNATHKHSLACSLDLNQTFLKKSLQAALKRISPA